The Cloeon dipterum chromosome X, ieCloDipt1.1, whole genome shotgun sequence genome includes a window with the following:
- the Aatf gene encoding protein AATF: protein MSSKKPALAEEFASLIQPHDIAPDPEDDAEEATRAKLVDTYDDEAQEEQQASVLRRQTVSFDDKRYAGRKISRKDLNRSDDEDESLESSTEEDEGASSSDAEEIADGERDESEDDQADEVDEEEEDESSVSDDSSKEYDDADGDMFPQAEKEKSDKEKDTKFQHFSTSDLKSEVKKGNAVKNQLMLWENLLEIRIQMQKTLKFANQMPIAANFSKFADKGGKEFKSAQLKCINGTTKLLNNLIELQATLFKQNPETKNLSSKERAKEDDEEIPSSEDEAGELEETPAEKMPAKKKMRMEDYESSIGGVHNNFLSYRNSTIQKWSEKTRMSQGKFNSKNFSAFEQSALKQIEHILADKNRLLKRTRVQRSNYRILGSEIGDDEEKVDDEKSQQTCNEIFDDDDFYHQLIRELIEQKSESVTDPVQLGRQWIALQKLRSKMKRKIDTRATKGRKIRYTVIPKLVNFMAPVEHSEWTDEAKNELFASLFAG from the exons ATGAGTTCAAAAAAACCGGCACTTGCAGAGGAATTTGCTTCATTAATTCAACCTCATGATATTGCACCTGATCCTGAGGATGACGCAGAGGAAG CAACTCGAGCCAAGCTGGTTGATACTTATGATGATGAGGCTCAAGAGGAGCAACAAGCAAGTGTTCTACGTCGGCAAACCGTTTCGTTTGACGACAAAAGATACGctggaagaaaaatttccaggaAGGATTTGAATCGGAGCGATGATGAAGACGAAAGTTTGGAAAGTTCTACTGAGGAAGACGAAGGAGCTTCCAGTAGTGATGCTGAGGAAATCGCTGATGGAGAGAG GGATGAATCGGAAGATGATCAAGCAGATGAGGTTGATGAAGAAGAGGAAGATGAAAGTAGTGTAAGTGATGATAGTTCCAAGGAATATGATGATGCGGATGGTGACATGTTCCCCCAAGCTGAGAAAGAAAAGAGCGACAAAGAGAAAGACACAAAATTTCAGCACTTTTCCACATCTGATTTAAAATCTGAAGTGAAGAAAGGAAATGCTGTGAAAAACCAGCTCA tgctgTGGGAAAATCTTCTGGAAATTAGAATTCAGATGCagaaaacattgaaatttgcaaACCAAATGCCCATAGCTGCGAACTTCAGCAAGTTTGCTGATAAAGGAGGAAAGGAGTTCAAGAGTGCTCagttaaaatgcattaatgGGACAACAAAGCTtctcaacaatttaattgagtTGCAAGCCACACTCTTTAAACAAAATCCTGAAACCAAAAACTTATCCTCAAAGGAAAG AGCCAAAGAGGACGATGAAGAAATTCCAAGCAGTGAAGACGAAGCTGGCGAGTTGGAGGAAACACCTGCAGAAAAGATGccggcaaagaaaaaaatgcggaTGGAGGATTATGAGAGCTCCATCGGCGGCGTCCACAATAATTTCCTCAGCTACCGAAACTCAACCATCCAGAAGTGGAGTGAAAAAACAAGAATGTCCCAGGGAAAATTCAACAGCAAGAATTTTAGTGCTTTTGAGCAGTCTGCTCTAAAGCAAATTGAACACATTTTAGCCGACAAAAACCGTTTACTCAAGAGAACCAGAGTTCAAAGATCGAACTATAGAATTCTAGGATCGGAAATCGGCGATGATGAAGAAAag GTTGATGACGAGAAATCCCAACAAACGtgcaatgaaatatttgatgaTGACGACTTTTATCATCAGCTTATCCGAGAGttgattgaacaaaaatccGAGTCAGTCACAGATCCCGTCCAGCTTGGAAG gCAATGGATAGCTTTGCAAAAGCTAAGAAGcaaaatgaagagaaaaatcgaCACAAGAGCAACTAAAGGAAGGAAAATAAGATACACTGTGATTCCTAAGTTGGTTAACTTCATGGCTCCAGTTGAGCATAGTGAATGGACAGACGAAGCCAAAAATGAACTGTTTGCATCTCTGTTTGCAGGCTAA
- the hop gene encoding tyrosine-protein kinase hopscotch codes for MEQANLSAVVHLCVSKDQKRVRVGVHNKSTAEDLCVLVAKIAGIGPVARHLFALRVSPCLDKDSPIWLHPSAKIELLDKLEFEFRLRFRIADLKRLHSIDLTAFNYCFHQVKNDVMENKVPGIETDKHLHVLTGLAVTDMYRAVLEKDMDRGVIKKEYKKYLPKEIVKQHSIFARKPILENFEKILTSEIKDPNMVKLRYFQHFEEIAPSYLTEEFKAKMDQDEVVFNAILRVNPFHKTNPGISYCKEKGNEWKVLCSIDELCFISAREDNVSVEMSRRNGIPIHMQFLSRPSMYSFVSLLDGYFRLLSKWTFNLCMDMYTPSLIKLQALKCHGPVGGNFSYAKLQEKRDCKPGCYILRESERQYEVYFLDVCVNGRSKPKTFKIEKTNSGQFMFQYDSQNYPSVLDIIIKYKTAQGELQLEECIPPSEFDQSQLLLCQLDNPHFKNAAKSDELSGPHFINHKNIQVFKGDKKFREGGICAVYRCVLTLPKSIKRECAMKIVMTEHEDKYYKEYAQLVNQWAFLQSNAVVKFYGITLCNPFSMVTEYLKLGPLDKYLQTHKGIMAPEDLVEASAALSTALWHMEEEGIVHGNIRCHQLMVSAHTERTFEVKLTDPGLHQYTERDIPWIPIECYGNLSLAGKSKFADVWAFGTTLWQIFSFGMNPCHVDVSFYSKMFYTKNRLPKPEGCPADIYRLLLETWNIDFHSRKRPQAILRDINQQMYQVYNSRRKHNYAIPSEPKSKLDTISSANYSLSASCVSLSSGTTDLTDLDESKHFFNGLINGLSLDNLSLNENDPMDFLVDNSNAGLNTIFELDGCHVEFLSKIGSGNYGEVFQGKMSSPGGADMPERLVAIKQVRDNGRVSNYLIDFQREINIMKTLEHPNIVQIIGVVEGPQISLVMEFVAHGSLDCYLKINRDSISQAQLLKFSLDIAKGMNYLGRKKIVHRDLASRNILVASHEHVKISDFGLAQYMNNDNHYQWQTHRELPIKWYAPESMLHGLFYPLSDVWSYGVTLYELFSYGEDPELKDDGGHSYEDNLQFHEALKAGQRLPCPDTCPQQVYCKLMVPCWEFEMKDRPSFFKLIETVKSISL; via the exons ATGGAGCAGGCTAATCTGAGTGCTGTTGTCCACCTTTGCGTCAGTAAAGATCAAAAACGTGTCCGTGTGGGGGTTCACAACAAAAGCACTGCTGAGGACCTTTGCGTGCTCGTCGCCAAGATCGCTGGGATCGGTCCTGTGGCGAGACATCTATTTGCTCTTCGAGTGTCTCCCTGCCTGGACAAAGACTCACCCATTTGGCTCCATCCCAGTGCCAAGATTGAATTGTTGGACAAACTTGAATTTGAGTTTCGCTTGAGATTTAGAATCGCGGACTTAAAACGTCTTCATAGCATAGACCTGACAGCTTTCAACTACTGTTTCCACCAAGTGAAAAATGACGTTATGGAAAACAAAGTCCCAGGGATTGAGACTGACAAACACCTTCACGTACTTACTGGTCTTGCAGTAACAGATATGTACCGGGCCGTATTGGAAAAGGATATGGACCGTGgcgttattaaaaaagaatataaaaaatatttaccgaAGGAGATTGTGAAGCAACACTCGATTTTTGCCAGGAAACccattttggaaaactttgaaaaaatcctGACGAGTGAAATTAAAGATCCAAACATGGTCAAATTGCGATACTTCCAGCATTTCGAAGAAATTGCCCCGAGTTACTTGACAGAAGAATTTAAGGCGAAAATGGACCAAGACGAGGTCGTCTTCAATGCCATTCTAAGGGTCAATCCTTTCCACAAGACTAATCCTGGTATTTCGTATTGCAAGGAAAAGGGAAACGAA TGGAAAGTACTGTGCTCCATTGATGAGCTTTGCTTCATCTCTGCACGTGAAGATAATGTATCGGTGGAGATGTCCAGGAGAAACGGAATACCGATTCACATGCAGTTTTTGAGTCGGCCAAGCATGTACTCGTTTGTTAGTCTGCTCGATGGGTATTTCCGGCTCCTCTCCAAGTGGACATTTAACCTGTGTATGGACATGTACACGCCGTCACTGATCAAGCTCCAAGCCCTCAAGTGTCATGGACCAGTCGG GGGGAACTTTTCCTATGCGAAGCTGCAGGAGAAACGAGACTGCAAACCAGGCTGCTACATCTTGCGAGAAAGTGAGAGGCAATATGAGGTTTACTTTCTAGATGTGTGCGTGAATGGAAg GTCCAAGCCGAAgactttcaaaattgaaaaaactaactCTGGTCAGTTCATGTTTCAATACGACAGCCAAAACTACCCCAGCGTCCTTGATATAATTATCAAATACAAGACTGCACAAGGCGAGCTTCAATTGGAAGAGTGTATTCCACCCTCAGAatttg ACCAGTCCCAGTTGCTGCTGTGTCAATTGGATAATCCACATTTCAAAAATGCAGCCAAGTCCGATGAGCTGAGTGGACCACATTTCATCaaccacaaaaatattcaggtCTTCAAAG GAGACAAGAAGTTCAGAGAAGGAGGAATCTGTGCTGTGTACCGTTGTGTCTTAACGTTACCAAAGTCAATCAAACGGGAATGCGCCATGAAGATCGTTATGACAGAGCACGAAGACAAGTACTACAAA GAATACGCCCAACTTGTCAACCAGTGGGCCTTTCTGCAGTCGAATGCAGTGGTGAAGTTCTACGGCATCACTCTGTGCAATCCATTTTCCATGGTGACCGAGTACCTGAAGCTCGGCCCTCTGGACAAATACCTCCAAACTCACAAAGGCATCATGGCCCCTGAGGACCTGGTTGAAGCCAGCGCCGCCTTGTCGACAGCTCTGTGGCACATG GAGGAAGAAGGAATTGTCCACGGAAACATTCGATGCCACCAACTGATGGTATCAGCTCACACAGAGCGCACTTTCGAGGTCAAGCTCACCGATCCAGGCCTCCATCAATATACTGAAAGAGA caTTCCATGGATTCCGATTGAGTGCTATGGAAACCTAAGTCTGGCAGGAAAGTCTAAGTTTGCAGATGTTTGGGCATTTGGCACCACTCTCTGGCAGATTTTCTCATTCGGCATGAACCCTTGTCATGTAGATGTCTCGTTTTATTCCAAGATG TTTTACACCAAGAACAGATTGCCAAAACCAGAAGGCTGTCCAGCAGACATTTACCGTCTCCTCTTGGAAACCTGGAACATTGATTTCCACAGCCGGAAGAGACCACAAGCTATTTTGCGGGACATCAATCAGCAGATGTACCAAG TTTACAACTCAAGAAGGAAACACAATTACGCCATTCCTTCCGAGCCGAAAAGCAAACTCGACACTATCTCCTCTGCCAATTATAGTCTTTCAGCTTCATGCGTCAGTCTTTCATCAGGCACAACAG atctCACAGATCTGGATGAGTCAAAGCACTTCTTTAATGGCCTCATAAATGGGCTGTCCCTCGACAATTTAAGCCTGAACGAG AACGATCCTATGGATTTCCTAGTAGACAACTCAAATGCTGGCTTGAATACCATTTTCGAACTTGATGGTTGCCACGTCGAGTTTTTGTCGAAAATTGGTTCG GGGAACTATGGTGAGGTTTTCCAAGGGAAAATGTCTAGTCCCGGTGGAGCGGATATGCCTGAGAGGCTGGTAGCCATAAAGCAAGTGAGGGACAACGGCAGAGTGTCAAACTACCTGATAGATTTTCAGAGGGAAATCAATATCATGAAG ACTCTGGAGCACCCAAACATTGTGCAAATCATTGGAGTTGTTGAAGGGCCTCAAATTTCTCTTGTGATGGAGTTTGTGGCTCATGGTTCCTTGGattgttatttgaaaatcaatcgGGACAGCATCAGCCAAGCGCAACTCTTGAAGTTTTCTCTCGACATCGCTAAG GGCATGAACTACCTTggacgaaaaaaaatcgtccacAGAGATCTTGCATCGCGCAATATTCTAGTTGCCAGTCACGAACAcgtcaaaatttctgactttggATTGGCGCAGTACATGAACAATGACAACCACTATCAGTGGCAAACACATAGAGAACTGCCCATCAAATG GTACGCCCCTGAAAGTATGCTACACGGCTTATTCTACCCCCTCAGTGATGTCTGGTCTTACGGAGTGACTCTGTACGAACTCTTTTCGTATGGCGAGGATCCTGAACTGAAGGACGATGGAGGTCATTCTTACGAAGACAACCTACAATTTCACGAAGCACTAAAAGCTGGCCAAAGACTTCCATGTCCTGACACATGTCCGCAACAAGTATATTGCAAACTGATGGTGCCATGCTgggaatttgaaatgaaagacCGACCAAGTTTCTTCAAACTGATAGAAACAGTTAAAAGTATATCGCTGTAG